In Helianthus annuus cultivar XRQ/B chromosome 9, HanXRQr2.0-SUNRISE, whole genome shotgun sequence, the following are encoded in one genomic region:
- the LOC110936862 gene encoding transcription factor DICHOTOMA, whose protein sequence is MNLYLNFFVNYYCYCFFHFQITMFSSNPFPQIPSPIHVSHPFNSFFDLERNDVYFNHHEDNNNPFVSGDSFLHSYSSFAPQPSTLPPVTDYIPSNAQELDSQNQLLDHEGSGLQYCDNYSDLLESVVYPSKKKVAISKKDGHSKIYTAQGPRDRRVRLSIDIARKFFVLQDLLGFDKASKTLDWLFTKSKKAIKELIEETKHSSSSTVSTNQCEMAFLETIKGGSGSDEDKGQKMSALRFLDGEKKKMTQKCKSGFHASLARGQSRAEARARARERTKQKLRIKELDNDLKKIPDDYPCHALSPSNTTLQSNSWGQFESQSDYNDILHGSMLEQRFSVSSSTLYTYNHNFVVSDECISQISSKGMPKFKVIHEEQSHRAMI, encoded by the coding sequence ATGAACTTATATCTAAACTTCTTTGTTaactattattgttattgtttctTTCATTTCCAAATTACAATGTTTTCCTCAAACCCTTTTCCACAGATTCCATCTCCCATCCATGTCTCAcatcctttcaattccttcttTGACCTTGAAAGAAACGATGTATATTTCAACCATCATGAAGACAACAATAACCCTTTTGTTTCCGGTGATTCTTTTTTACATTCCTACAGCAGTTTTGCTCCACAACCATCAACCCTACCTCCAGTCACAGACTATATACCTtcaaatgcacaagagttagatAGTCAAAACCAGCTGCTTGATCATGAAGGGTCTGGGTTGCAATATTGTGACAATTATAGTGATCTTTTGGAGTCAGTAGTTTACCCATCAAAGAAAAAAGTGGCGATTTCAAAAAAAGATGGGCATAGTAAAATCTATACCGCACAAGGCCCGAGAGATCGGAGGGTGAGATTGTCCATTGACATTGCAAGAAAGTTTTTTGTGCTTCAAGATTTGCTAGGTTTTGACAAAGCAAGCAAAACCCTTGATTGGCTCTTTACCAAGTCCAAGAAGGCGATTAAGGAGTTGATTGAAGAAACAAAGCACTCCTCATCTTCCACTGTTAGTACTAATCAGTGTGAAATGGCTTTCCTAGAGACCATCAAGGGAGGATCAGGATCAGATGAAGATAAAGGGCAAAAAATGTCAGCTCTCAGGTTTCTTGATGGAGAAAAGAAGAAAATGACACAAAAATGCAAATCTGGATTTCATGCTAGTCTTGCAAGAGGCCAGTCAAGGGCAGAGGCAAGAGCAAGGGCTAGGGAGAGAACAAAACAAAAATTGCGCATCAAGGAGCTAGACAACGACTTGAAGAAAATTCCTGATGATTACCCTTGTCATGCATTAAGCCCCTCAAACACAACACTCCAATCAAACTCTTGGGGTCAATTTGAATCACAAAGTGACTATAATGACATCCTTCATGGATCAATGCTGGAACAAAGGTTTTCAGTATCATCTTCAACTTTGTATACTTACAATCACAACTTTGTTGTATCAGATGAGTGCATCTCCCAAATTTCATCCAAAGGTATGCCTAAATTTAAAGTAATTCACGAGGAGCAGAGTCACCGTGCAATGATATAG